AATTGGTTAAATCAAAAAGATGAAAAATTTAAAAATAATATTAAAATTTTTGTTATGACAAAAGATAGTAAAAAATATATTGAGGCAAAAAATGCTTTTTTTAGTACAAATGAAGAGACCCCAATGAGATATGGTTTTGGAGCATATGAACAAAGTAATGAAAATTTTATTAGTTTTGATGAAGTTCTTTTAAGAGTTTTAAGAAAAGAGATTTTATCAAACCCAAATTTTAAAGAACATAACCATAGTGAGCATAAATAGTGGAAACTATTAGCTTAATCTCTATTATAACTATTGCACTTCTTGGCTCTTTTGGACATTGTATTGGAATGTGTGGTGGTATTGTTGTTGCTTATACAAGTACAAAAATAAAAAGTGAATATTCAAAAACTACTCAAAGTTTTGCACATCTTTTATACTCCTTGGGAAGAGTTACAACTTATACTATTTTAGGAGCTATTTTTGGTTTTGTTGGAGGAGTTGTAACTTTTTCAAATACTACAAGTGGAATTTTTTTATTAATAACAGGTCTTTTAATGGTAATTGTAGGTTTTTCTCTTTTAGGGAAAATTAAATTTTTAACTATTTTAGAACATAGTTGTTCAAAATCACCACTTTATCAAAAAACTTTCAAAAATCTTTTAACATCAAACTCTTTATTTAGTTTTTATCTTTTAGGTATGTTAAATGGACTTTTACCTTGTGGTTTTGTATATGTTTTTGCAATTACAGCAGCTAGTACAGGAAGTGCTTTTTGGGGTGCTATTGTTATGTTTATTTTTGGACTTAGCACAATTCCAGCACTATTTTTCTTGGGTTTTTTTATAGGAATATTCAAACAATCAAATTTAAGAGATATATTTATAAAAATTGCTTCTATTTTAGTAATCATTTTTGGAGTATATATAGCTTATAAAGGTTATATGTATATTAGTGATCCAAATATGTCAATACTAAATTGTCATATATAAGTAAAAAATCAAATTTTGTAAAGGAGAGGAAATGAAAAGATATTTTAGCTTTTTTGGTATTTTAATGGCAAGTTCAAATGCTGTATTAAATAAGTTTTACTCAAAACAGAAAAACTATTTAGAAAAATTACCAAGTATAAGAAATAGCTTACAAAGAACAGAGCTAAAGCCAATAAAACAATATTCAACAAATAATTTATAAATAAAACTTAGGAAGAGAAATGAAAAAAAATATAACTACAAGCTTAGTTGCTGGACTTTTATTAGCAACAAATCTTTACTCAAATGAAACTACAAATTTAAATGAAATTGTAATTACAAGTGCTACAAAATCACAACAAAAACTAAAAGATATTACATCTAGTGTTGATGTTATAACTTCTGAAGATATAGAATCTCGAAAGTTTAAAACTGTAGCTGAAGCTTTACAAACTCTTGCAGGGGTTCAAGTTTCACCAAGTGGTGGAATAGGGCAACAAACTTCGGTTTTTTTAAGAGGAATGGATTCAAATAAAACTTTAGTTTTAATTGATGGTATAAGATATAATGATCCAAGTGGAAATGGTGCTAATTTTGAACATTTGATGATAAATGATATTGAAAGAATTGAGGTAATAAAAGGTGCTCAAAGTAGTATTTGGGGAGCAGATGCTAGTGCTGGAGTTATAAATATCATCACAAAATCGGCTCAAAAAGGAACTAGTGGAAGTGCAAGTTTTGAGTATGGAAGAT
The Aliarcobacter faecis genome window above contains:
- a CDS encoding sulfite exporter TauE/SafE family protein, translated to METISLISIITIALLGSFGHCIGMCGGIVVAYTSTKIKSEYSKTTQSFAHLLYSLGRVTTYTILGAIFGFVGGVVTFSNTTSGIFLLITGLLMVIVGFSLLGKIKFLTILEHSCSKSPLYQKTFKNLLTSNSLFSFYLLGMLNGLLPCGFVYVFAITAASTGSAFWGAIVMFIFGLSTIPALFFLGFFIGIFKQSNLRDIFIKIASILVIIFGVYIAYKGYMYISDPNMSILNCHI